The following coding sequences lie in one Treponema sp. OMZ 790 genomic window:
- a CDS encoding BlaI/MecI/CopY family transcriptional regulator: MEIKLFDSELKVMNILWDRGAMTAKQISMILNEEIGWNVNTTYTLINRCIKKGAIERVEPNFMCKALISKQKVQEVETKNLIDKIYDGSADLLFSALLGRKKLSKAQINKLKQIVKDFDDEA; this comes from the coding sequence ATGGAAATAAAACTGTTTGATTCTGAATTAAAAGTGATGAATATTCTTTGGGATAGGGGAGCGATGACTGCAAAACAAATTTCTATGATATTGAATGAAGAAATTGGATGGAATGTGAATACTACCTATACCTTGATAAACCGCTGTATTAAAAAGGGTGCAATTGAGCGTGTTGAGCCTAATTTTATGTGTAAGGCTCTGATTTCAAAACAAAAAGTTCAAGAAGTTGAGACAAAAAATTTAATAGACAAAATTTATGACGGATCTGCAGATTTACTTTTTTCGGCACTTTTGGGCAGAAAAAAACTGTCGAAGGCTCAGATAAATAAATTAAAGCAAATAGTTAAAGATTTTGATGATGAGGCTTGA